CAACGCCGCCACAACATCCTGGCCTTGCTCAACGAGCAGGGCGAAGTGAGTGTGGATGAACTGGCGAAACGCTTCGAAACCTCCGAAGTTACGATTCGCAAGGATCTGGCCGCACTGGAAAGCCATGGCCTGCTGTTGCGCCGTTACGGCGGCGCCATCACCATGCCGCAGGAACTGGTGGCGGACACCAGCCAGAACGTCTCGAAATACAAGCAGGCCATCGCCCGCGCTGCGGTCAAACGCATCCGCGAACACGCCCGCATCATCATCGACAGCGGCAGCACCACCGCCGCCATGATCCCGGAACTCGGCCATCAGCCGGGCCTGGTGGTCATGACCAACTCCCTTCACGTCGCCAATGCCTTGAGCGAACTCGAGCACGAACCCGTGCTGCTGATGACCGGCGGCACCTGGGATCCGCATTCGGAATCCTTTCAGGGCCAGGTCGCCGAGCAGGTACTACGCTCATACGACTTCGACCAGTTGTTCATCGGCGCCGACGGCATCGACCTGGTGCGCGGCACCACGACGTTCAACGAACTGCTCGGCCTGAGCCGGGTGATGGCCGAAGTGGCGCGGGAGGTGATCGTGATGGTCGAGGCCGACAAGATCGGCCGCAAGATTCCCAACCTGGAGCTGCCCTGGAGCAGCGTCCATACCCTCATCACCGATGATCGCCTGCCCCAGGAGGCACGGGATCAGATACAGGCCCGCGGCATCAATTTGATTTGCGCGACTGTCAGTCAGGAGAAATAAGCATGTGTGGAATTGTCGGCGCCGTCGCTGAACGCAGCATCACCGCCATCCTGCTCGAAGGCCTCAAGCGCCTGGAATACCGGGGCTACGACAGCGCCGGCGTGGCGGTGTACACCAATGCCAACACCCTGGAGCGCACCCGCCGCGTGGGCAAGGTCAGCGAACTGGACGCGGCGCTGGCCGAGCATCCGCTGGTCGGTCGCCTGGGCATTGCCCACACCCGCTGGGCCACCCACGGCGCACCGAGCGAGCGTAACGCCCACCCGCATTTCTCCGGCGACATCGCCGTGGTGCACAACGGCATCATCGAGAACCACGAAGCCCTGCGCGAGCAACTGAAGGCGCTCGGGTATGTGTTTTCCTCGGACACCGACACCGAAGTCATCGCCCACCTGCTCAACCACAAGCTCAAGGAGCTCAAGGATCTGACCGTCGCCCTCAAGGCCACCGTCAAAGAACTGCACGGCGCCTACGGCCTGGCGGTGATCAGCGCGCAGCAGCCCGATCGCGTGGTCGCCGCCCGCAGCGGCAGCCCGCTGGTGATCGGTCTGGGTCTGGGCGAGAACTTCCTCGCCTCCGACCAACTGGCCCTGCGTCAGGTCACCGACCGCTTCATGTACCTGGAAGAGGGCGACATCGCCGACATCCGCCGCGACAGCGTGCAGATCTGGGACGTTAACGGCCAAGCCGTCGAGCGCCAGACCGTGCAGTACAGCGACGGTGCCGAAGCCGCCGACAAGGGCGAGTTCCGCCACTACATGCTCAAGGAAATCCACGAACAGCCAACGGTGGTGCAGCGTACCCTGGAAGGCCGCCTGAGCCAGGACCAGGTCCTCGTTCAAGCCTTCGGCCCACAGGCGGCGGAGCTGTTCGCCAAGGTGCGCAACGTGCAGATCGTCGCATGCGGCACCAGCTACCACGCCGGCATGGTCGCCCGTTACTGGCTCGAAGAGCTGGCCGGCATTCCCTGCCAGGTCGAAGTCGCCAGCGAGTTCCGCTACCGCAAGGTGGTGGTGCAGCCGGACACCCTGTTCGTCACCATTTCCCAGTCCGGCGAAACCGCCGACACCCTGGCGGCGCTGCGCAACGCCAAGGAACTGGGCTTTCTCGCCAGCCTGGCGATCTGCAACGTCGGCATCAGCTCGCTGGTGCGCGAATCCGACCTGACCCTGCTGACCCAGGCCGGCCGCGAAATCGGCGTGGCCTCGACCAAGGCCTTCACCACCCAACTGGTGGGCCTGCTGCTGCTCACCCTGTCCCTGGGCCAGGTGCGCGGCACCCTGGGCGCCGGCGTCGAAGCCACCCTGGTGGAAGAACTGCGCCGCCTGCCGACCCGCCTCGGCGAGGCGCTGGCCATGGACAACACCGTGGAAAAGATCTCCGAACTGTTCGCCGAGAAGAACCACACCCTGTTCCTGGGCCGTGGCGCGCAATTCCCGGTGGCGATGGAAGGGGCCCTGAAACTCAAGGAGATCTCCTACATCCACGCCGAGGCCTACCCGGCCGGCGAGCTCAAGCACGGCCCGCTGGCGCTGGTGGACAACGACATGCCGGTGGTCACCGTCGCGCCGAACAACGAACTGCTGGAGAAGCTCAAGTCCAACCTGCAGGAAGTCCGCGCCCGCGGCGGCGAACTGATCGTGTTCGCCGACGAAAAGGCCGGGATGTCCAACGGCGAAGGCACCCACGTGGTGCAGATGCCGCACATCAACGACATCCTGTCGCCGATCCTCTACACCATCCCGCTGCAACTGCTGTCGTACTACGTCGCCGTGCTCAAGGGCACCGACGTGGATCAGCCGCGCAACTTGGCGAAGTCGGTGACGGTGGAGTGATTTGAAGGCGTGGGAGTGCGACGTGTGGGTATTAGAGAATAAAAACTGGCACAGGAGCCTTGGGAGGCCTGGATAAGCCATCCATAGGGGTTAGCTGAAGTCACTACTGCTCAGTGTGCTCGGCGTGCTCGGTGTCCTCGCCGTGCTGCCGGGTATTGGGTGTGGGAACAGGGGCTGGGGGGAGGAGATCAGACCTACTTTTTGCGCCCGAAGGAACCGTCATGGTCGATCCTGGCGACGGCATTGAGGTAGTAGCCGCTTTACTCGGATCCCATCATCCACATTGCTGGCTTAGCTCAGTGAGCATGAGGCGAACCTGAGAAGGCCAGCGAAAACCAAGTGAGGTTTTGGGGTAATGAGGGTGGTGGGGAGCGCGCCCGTGCCAGCGATGACTTACTTACCCCAATGTGGATTTGATCCGGCATCATCCAGAATGGTCGCACTCCCACGCAGGAGTTTTCCCAACTTGAACCCGTCGTATGCAAAAGAACCAGGAAATACCCGAAAAAATATCCGCAAACTACCTAGAATATAGACATTTCCTACATGACTCTAAGCTAGGTAAATATGGGCTTTGAGCGTAATCTGAAATCCGCAAAAATATCCGCGATTTTGGAGGTCTGATGGACGCTCGGCCCATGTCTGGAAACCACTGGCTCGAACCGCTTCTGCCGGTGTTTCCGAGCGAAATCCTGCAATTGGCTGAGCAAGTACCCTTTCAGGCGGGGAAGCTGAGCGCGATGGTCGCCCCGCAGATGATCCGGCGTGTGGGGGGCTTGCTGCGGGTGACCAGCAGTTTCTACAGCAACCTCATCGAAGGTCAGTTCACCGAACCGGTGACGCTGGCAGCCACGGCCCCCAAGCGTCACCGCAAGGAGCTGGCAGAGCTTGCGACGACGCATATCGACACGCAGCAGGCGTTCGAGCGGGCGTTGACGCTTCACAGGGATCTTCCTTGGGAGGCCTTGTTCAGTCCGGGATTCGTGGGGCGCATTCATCAGCGGCTCTTTCAGGGCGTCAACGATGATCAGTTGAGATTGAGTGATGGCAGTCTGTTGGTGCCCGGCGAGTTGCGCGACGTGGCTGGGCGTGAAGTGTCGGTGGGCAACCACGCAGCGCCGCATTGTCAATCCGTGACGCCGATGCTCGCCCGAATGCAGCAGGTCTATGGCCGTTTGCCCGATGCCCGCAGCCGGCTGTTGGCCGTCATGGCCTATCACCACCGATTGGCGTGGGTGCATCCGTTTGTCGATGGAAACGGCCGTACCGTCAGACTGGTGACCCATTTGCAGTTGCACAAGCTGGGGCTGGTTTCGCCGCTGTGGTCGTTGTCCCGGGGACTTGCCCGGCAGCAGGGAACCTACTACGCAAGGCTGGCCAATGCCGACCAGCCCCGGCGGGGCGACCTGGACGGTCGAGGACAACTGACACAAGCCGGACTGTTCGAATTTGTCGGCTTCATGCTCGAAACCTGTCTGGATCAGATGCGCTACACCGAACAGGCGCTGGGCGTGTCGAACATGCGCGAAAGGCTGCATACGGTCTTTGCTTGGGATGAGCAGATCAAAAGGGCCGGCATCAAGCTGGAGTCCGCACGTGCGATGCATGTCTTGCTGACTCAGGGCGTCTTGAGCCGGGCGGATTTCAAGATATTCACAGGCCTGTCCGACCGGGCGGCGACGGATCAGTTGAAAGGCCTGGTGCAGCTTGGCTTGGTGGAAAGCGCGACGCCCAAGGCCCGTGATGTGTACCCGGGCTTGCCGGTCTGGTTTGCGCAGTTGCTGTTCCCGAATCTGCATCAACGGATGGTTTCCGCCAGCTAGGAGTCGAAGGATGGACCGCTTCCAGGAAATGCAGGTCTTCACCGCCGTCGCCCAGGAGCAAGGCTTCTCGGCGGCGGCGCGGCGGTTGGGGTTGTCGGCGGCCAGCGTCACCCGGGCGGTGGCGGCGCTGGAGCAGCGGATCGGCACGCAGTTGCTGGTGCGCACCACCCGCAGCGTGCACGTCAGCGAGGCGGGGCAGCGTTATCTGGAGGATTGCCGGCGGATCCTGGCCGAGGTGCAGGAGGCCGAGGATTCCGCCGCCGGCAGCCATGCCCGGCCCCGTGGGCAATTGACGGTGACCGCGCCGGTGCTGTTCGGCGAGCTGTTCGTCACGCCGGTGATGGCCGGTTACCTGGCGCAGTATCCCGAGGTGTCGATCAATGCCTTGCTGGTGGACCGTGTGGTGAGCATGGTCGAGGAGGGCGTCGATGTGGCGGTGCGCATCGGGGAGTTGCCGGACAGCAACCAGCACGCGATCCGGGTCGGCGAGGTGCGGCGGGTGATCTGCGGTTCGCCGTCGTACTTTGCGGCGCATGGCCGGCCGGTGTGTCCGCAGGATCTGGCCGGGGCGCCGGTGGTGGCGACCTCTTCCATCGGTCAGGTGCGCAACTGGCCGCTCATCGAGCACGGCGAACCGGTCAGCGTGCGCCCGGAGCCCCGGCTGGTGGTGACCGCCAACCAGGCCGCCATTGCCGCCGCCTGCCTGGGGCTCGGTTTGACGCGGGTGCTGTCTTACCAGGTGGCCGGCAAGATCGCGTCCGGCGAGCTGGAGATCGTCCTCGCCGAGTTCGAGCTGCCGCCGCTGCCGATCCACGTGGTGTATCAGGGCGGGCGCAAGGCGCCGGCGCGGGTGCGCAGTTTCGTCGACTACGCCGTGAAGGCGCTGCGTGAGCATCCGGGGCTGAAGGAGGCGGCGTTATTTCGCCCAGTGAAATAATCGATTGCGTTTGCTGGTGATTCTATAGGTCTGGTGAAAGGCGGAAGATGGCCGCCACGGTTGTCGCCCATTCCGGGCGGCGCTTTCCTCCTGCGGAGTCGACCATGCAAGCGATCAAACTCTACAACTTCCCGCGTTCCGGCCACGCACACCGCGTGGAGTTGATGCTCTCGCTGCTGCAATTGCCCGTCGAACTGATTCTGGTCGACCTGGCCAAGGGTGAACACAAGCAAGCACCGTTTCTCGCCCTCAACAGCTTTGGCCAAGTGCCGGTGATCGACGACGGCGGCGTGGTGCTGGCCGATTCCAACGCGATCCTGGTGTACCTGGCGCAGAAGTACGGCAACGGCCGCTGGCTGCCGGCCGATCCGGTGGGCGCGGCACGGGTGCAGCGCTGGCTGTCGGTGGCGGCCGGCCCCATCGCCTTCGGCCCGGCGGCGGCGCGGCTGGTCACGGTGTTCGGCGCCCAATTGAATGCCGACGAACTCATCACCCGCGCCCACAACCTGCTCAAGGTCATGGACCTGGAACTGGGCAAGACTCCGTACCTGGCCGGTGCGGAGCCGACCATCGCCGATGTCTCCGCCTACAGCTACATCGCCCACGCGCCGGAAGGCAACGTGTCGCTGGACGATTACGCCAATGTCCGTGCCTGGCTCCAGCGCGTCGAAGCCTTGCCCGGTTTCGTCGGCATGCCGCGCACGGTGGCCGGCCTGCAGAAAACCGCCTGATGTCCACGGCCCGGCCGAGCCGGGCCATCCACACTGCGCCGGCGGCGTAGGGGAGGCACTGTGATGGAACGTTCACCCTGGCACGCCGGCGAACGGCAACTGCAGACCCATGTCGGCGTCGCCGAGCGGATGGAGGCGTTCGGGCGCAAGGTGATCCGCACCTGGATGCCGGACCAGCACCGCGAGTTCTACCGGCAACTGCCGTTCATGCTGTACGGCGCGGTGGATGGCGAAGGCCGGCCCTGGGCCAGCGTGCTGGAAGGCGAGCCGGGGTTCGCCCGTTCACCGGATCCGGAACATCTGCACTTTCTGAGTCTGCCCGCCGCCGATGACCCGGCGGCGTTGCAGGACGGCGCCGCCATCGGCCTGCTCGGCATCGAATTGCACACCCGCCGCCGCAACCGGCTCAACGGGCGCATCGGCGCCCTTGGGGCCGACGGCTTCGAGGTGACGGTGGAGCAATCCTTCGGCAACTGCCCGCAATACATTCAGTTGCGTCAGTTCCAGCGGGTGCCGCTGACGGATCCGGCGACCCGGCCGGCCACCCACCTGGACGCCCTCGACGATGACGCCCGCGCCCTGATCGAAGGGGCCGACACGTTCTTTGTCGCCAGTTACGTCGAGGCCGACGGCCAGCGCTCGGTGGACGTCTCGCACCGCGGCGGCCAGGCCGGGTTCGTCCGGGTGCAGGGCAATCGCCTGACCATTCCGGACTTTGCCGGCAACCTGCATTTCAACACCCTCGGCAACCTGTTGCTCAACCCCCGGGCCGGGCTGCTGTTCATCGACTTTTCCACAGGCGATCTGCTGCAGCTCAGCGGACGCACCGAAGTGATCCTCGATGATCCGCAGATCGCGGCGTTCCAGGGGGCCGAGCGGCTGTGGACGTTCGAGGTGGAAAAACTGGTGCGGCGTCCGGCGGCGTTGGCCTTGCGCTGGCGCTTCGAGGGCATGTCGCCCACCAGCCTTTTGACCGGCAACTGGCCCCAGGCCGAGGCGCGCCTTCAGGCCCAGGCGTTGGGCGACCGCTGGCGGCCGCTGCGGGTGGCGCGGATCGAGACGCAGAGCCGCAACATCCGCTCGTTCTATCTGGAGCCGGCGGACGGCGCCGGTCTGCCGGTGTTTCAGGCCGGCCAGCATTTGCCGCTGCGCTTCACCCTCGACGGTGAAACGCACATCCGCACCTACAGCTTGTCTGGGGCGCCGTCGGACGATTTCTTCCGGATCAGCGTGAAGCGCGAAGGTCGGATCTCCACCTATCTGCATGAGCAGGTGCGAGTGGGCGATGTGCTGGAGGCGCGGGCGCCCCAGGGGCATTTCACCGTGGCGCCGCTGGAGCGGCGGCCTTTGGTGCTGCTGGCCGCCGGGGTCGGGGTCACGCCGTTGCTGTCGATGCTGCGCGAGGTTGTGTATCAGGGCCTGCGCACGCGGCGGATCCGGCCGACCTGGTTCATCCAGAGTTCCCGCAGCCTGGCCGACCAGCCGTTTCGCGCCGAGCTGGACCGGCTGCTGGAGGACACCGGTGACGCGGTGCGGGTGCTGCGCCTGCTCAGCCAGCCTGAGGACGGCTTGCTAGAAGGCGAGGACTTCGACCTGCGCGGGCGGATCGACGGCGACCTGCTGCGCAACCTGCTGACGGTCGAGGACTTCGACCAGGTCGATTTCGTCCTCTGCGGCCCCGGCGCCTTCACCCAAGGCGTGTACGACAGCCTGCTGGCGCTGGATGTGCGGGATGCGCAGATCCATGCCGAGACCTTCGGCCCGTCGACGTTGCGTCGCCGGGCCGACCCGGACGCGGTGGTGATCGATCAGCCGCCGGCGGCCACCCTCCCGGTGTCGGTGGTGTTCGAACGGTCGGCCAAGGAAGCCCGTTGGCATCCGGAGGGCGGCAGCCTGCTGGAGCTGGCGGAAAGCCGCGGCCTGCGTCCGGAGTTCAGTTGCCGGGGCGGTTCGTGCGGTACGTGCAGGACACGGCTGGTCAGCGGTGCGGTGCATTATCCACAGCCCCCGGCCGAAAGCCCGGAGGACGGGCATGTGCTGATCTGCTGCGCGGTGCCGGCCGCCGGAACCCAGGCCCTGGTGCTGGACCTGTGACCGGACGGGCCTGTGGATAACCGGGTCGCCGGGGGCCGGCGACCCGGTTCAGGTGTATTGAAGGGAATGCACGTGCTGCGGGGCAGGGCCGGACGTCAGGTTGCGTAAGGTGTGTGCGGCCATTTGCGCACTGGCCTCGCGCCAGGTGAGCCATTTCCAGTCGGCGACGTCACGGGCCGCGGGGAAGCGGCCGCTGCGTTCGAAGTCGCCGATCAGGTCGGCCAGCGTCTGCGGGTCGTTCAAGTCGAAATAGGCCATGAACTCGCGGCCGATCTCACGGAACACCGGAATGTCGCTGCCCATCGCGGGCAAGCCGCGCTGCATCGCTTCCACCAGCGGCAGGCCGAAGCCTTCGACGTAGGAAGGGAAGACCAACGAGCTGGCATGGGAGTAGGCGTACTCCAGGCTGGTGTCGTTCAGGTCGTTGAACATGAACAGGCGCTGGTTGAACTCGGGGTGGCTGCGGACCCGTGCAAGCAACGCTTCGCACTTCCAGCCGATGTGCCCGGCGATGCACAGGCGCGCCTTGGAGCCGGCGGCCCAGGCGCGTTCGAAGGCGTCGAGCAGGTAACTGTGGTTCTTGCGCGGCTCGATGGTGCTGACCATCAGGTACACCGGCTCAGGGGTGGAGAACAGGCGTTCCAGGCCTGGCTCGACGGCCGCGTCGGCCGCGCTCAGGTCCAGCTCGCAGCCCAGGTGAAAGTAGTCGAACCAGGTTTTGCGCGCCGCCGCGTGGCCGAGGCGCCGCTCCAGTTCGCCGCGCATCTGGTCGCGCACGGTCGCCGAAATGGCGACGTAACCGTCGGCGATGCGGGTGATCCAGTCGAACCAGGTGTTGAAGACCTGCACCAGCCGCGCGTCGTAGAAGTGCGGGTGGGTCAGCGGAATGAGGTCGTAGATCACGGCAGTGACGCCGACGCCTTCACGCTTGAGCTGTTCGGCGTGGGGGAAGAAGTCCGGGTTCCACGAGGAGTCGAGCAGCACCAGTTGGTCCCCCGGCCGATGCTGCAGCGGTTCGCAGCGGCTGGGCAGTTGATGGCGGTTGATCCGTTCGACCAGGCGCAGCGGCACGCTGAAGGCGGCCATGGCGCTGAGCCGGTAGGCTGCGTAGAGCGCCCGGCGCGCGATCCGGCCGGTGAGGCGGCGGTCACGGGCTTGATACCACTGCAGGAAATGATGGGCCAGGCGTTCCAGGCGTCCGCCGAACTCCACGATACGGTTGGACAGGGGCGTGTCCAGGGGGGCCAGGCGCAGCACGCGGTACAGCTTGCCGTTGAGGAACACCACCGGCACGCACTCGACGCCGTCCACGCTGGGCGGCAATTGGTTGATGACGTTGCGCACCACCCGCTGGATGCCCGAGTTGATCTGCGGATGCTGGAAAACGTGGGTGCACTCCACCAGCAGGCGCGTCATGACGTGCCCCGCGGCAGACGCCCGCCGGCCGTGTCCGGATGCAGCTTGGCAGATGGCTCCCCGGAGCCTTTGGTCACCGGAACGAACGGACAGTTTTTCAAACCGCGATCCCTTGGTCTTGAACTCTCACCGTTTTCCCACAGGCTTGGGGGGAATGTCTGTCAGACCGGAGCTAGAGCCCCTGTAAGAGGACAGGCGAGGTTGTTGTAGTTGTTTGGTTGCCAATCTGTGCCAATTAATCAGCAATTTCAACAAGTCTTACCGTGACCGGTCAGTTCTGCTTTGCGCAGCCCCATTTATTCGCGCCAGATGGTTCACGAAGTCGCGACGGATGTGTTTAGAATGCCCCTCGTCACGATTGGCCGAGGTTCGGCAGGGCGACGCGGGAACCCTGTGAAGCTGACCACTAAAACAAGAACGTAGACGGATCGAACACCAGGGCCTGCGCCATCCGCGACTTGCCCGGTTGCAGTTCTCCGTCATGAAATGAAATGGCCGGGACGGCTGTTTCATCGTGGGATGCCATGAATTTCATTCTCTACTCCGACGTCAACGACCACTCCATCAGCCAGAGCCTCGGACGTCCCGAATACAGCTACTACTTTGTGCTCAAGGCCTACCGGCCGGTGCTCGAAAGCCTCGGGCAA
This Pseudomonas ekonensis DNA region includes the following protein-coding sequences:
- a CDS encoding pyridoxamine 5'-phosphate oxidase family protein, giving the protein MERSPWHAGERQLQTHVGVAERMEAFGRKVIRTWMPDQHREFYRQLPFMLYGAVDGEGRPWASVLEGEPGFARSPDPEHLHFLSLPAADDPAALQDGAAIGLLGIELHTRRRNRLNGRIGALGADGFEVTVEQSFGNCPQYIQLRQFQRVPLTDPATRPATHLDALDDDARALIEGADTFFVASYVEADGQRSVDVSHRGGQAGFVRVQGNRLTIPDFAGNLHFNTLGNLLLNPRAGLLFIDFSTGDLLQLSGRTEVILDDPQIAAFQGAERLWTFEVEKLVRRPAALALRWRFEGMSPTSLLTGNWPQAEARLQAQALGDRWRPLRVARIETQSRNIRSFYLEPADGAGLPVFQAGQHLPLRFTLDGETHIRTYSLSGAPSDDFFRISVKREGRISTYLHEQVRVGDVLEARAPQGHFTVAPLERRPLVLLAAGVGVTPLLSMLREVVYQGLRTRRIRPTWFIQSSRSLADQPFRAELDRLLEDTGDAVRVLRLLSQPEDGLLEGEDFDLRGRIDGDLLRNLLTVEDFDQVDFVLCGPGAFTQGVYDSLLALDVRDAQIHAETFGPSTLRRRADPDAVVIDQPPAATLPVSVVFERSAKEARWHPEGGSLLELAESRGLRPEFSCRGGSCGTCRTRLVSGAVHYPQPPAESPEDGHVLICCAVPAAGTQALVLDL
- a CDS encoding LysR family transcriptional regulator, with product MDRFQEMQVFTAVAQEQGFSAAARRLGLSAASVTRAVAALEQRIGTQLLVRTTRSVHVSEAGQRYLEDCRRILAEVQEAEDSAAGSHARPRGQLTVTAPVLFGELFVTPVMAGYLAQYPEVSINALLVDRVVSMVEEGVDVAVRIGELPDSNQHAIRVGEVRRVICGSPSYFAAHGRPVCPQDLAGAPVVATSSIGQVRNWPLIEHGEPVSVRPEPRLVVTANQAAIAAACLGLGLTRVLSYQVAGKIASGELEIVLAEFELPPLPIHVVYQGGRKAPARVRSFVDYAVKALREHPGLKEAALFRPVK
- the glmS gene encoding glutamine--fructose-6-phosphate transaminase (isomerizing) yields the protein MCGIVGAVAERSITAILLEGLKRLEYRGYDSAGVAVYTNANTLERTRRVGKVSELDAALAEHPLVGRLGIAHTRWATHGAPSERNAHPHFSGDIAVVHNGIIENHEALREQLKALGYVFSSDTDTEVIAHLLNHKLKELKDLTVALKATVKELHGAYGLAVISAQQPDRVVAARSGSPLVIGLGLGENFLASDQLALRQVTDRFMYLEEGDIADIRRDSVQIWDVNGQAVERQTVQYSDGAEAADKGEFRHYMLKEIHEQPTVVQRTLEGRLSQDQVLVQAFGPQAAELFAKVRNVQIVACGTSYHAGMVARYWLEELAGIPCQVEVASEFRYRKVVVQPDTLFVTISQSGETADTLAALRNAKELGFLASLAICNVGISSLVRESDLTLLTQAGREIGVASTKAFTTQLVGLLLLTLSLGQVRGTLGAGVEATLVEELRRLPTRLGEALAMDNTVEKISELFAEKNHTLFLGRGAQFPVAMEGALKLKEISYIHAEAYPAGELKHGPLALVDNDMPVVTVAPNNELLEKLKSNLQEVRARGGELIVFADEKAGMSNGEGTHVVQMPHINDILSPILYTIPLQLLSYYVAVLKGTDVDQPRNLAKSVTVE
- a CDS encoding glutathione S-transferase family protein, whose protein sequence is MQAIKLYNFPRSGHAHRVELMLSLLQLPVELILVDLAKGEHKQAPFLALNSFGQVPVIDDGGVVLADSNAILVYLAQKYGNGRWLPADPVGAARVQRWLSVAAGPIAFGPAAARLVTVFGAQLNADELITRAHNLLKVMDLELGKTPYLAGAEPTIADVSAYSYIAHAPEGNVSLDDYANVRAWLQRVEALPGFVGMPRTVAGLQKTA
- a CDS encoding Fic family protein, producing MSGNHWLEPLLPVFPSEILQLAEQVPFQAGKLSAMVAPQMIRRVGGLLRVTSSFYSNLIEGQFTEPVTLAATAPKRHRKELAELATTHIDTQQAFERALTLHRDLPWEALFSPGFVGRIHQRLFQGVNDDQLRLSDGSLLVPGELRDVAGREVSVGNHAAPHCQSVTPMLARMQQVYGRLPDARSRLLAVMAYHHRLAWVHPFVDGNGRTVRLVTHLQLHKLGLVSPLWSLSRGLARQQGTYYARLANADQPRRGDLDGRGQLTQAGLFEFVGFMLETCLDQMRYTEQALGVSNMRERLHTVFAWDEQIKRAGIKLESARAMHVLLTQGVLSRADFKIFTGLSDRAATDQLKGLVQLGLVESATPKARDVYPGLPVWFAQLLFPNLHQRMVSAS
- a CDS encoding glycosyltransferase family 4 protein — translated: MTRLLVECTHVFQHPQINSGIQRVVRNVINQLPPSVDGVECVPVVFLNGKLYRVLRLAPLDTPLSNRIVEFGGRLERLAHHFLQWYQARDRRLTGRIARRALYAAYRLSAMAAFSVPLRLVERINRHQLPSRCEPLQHRPGDQLVLLDSSWNPDFFPHAEQLKREGVGVTAVIYDLIPLTHPHFYDARLVQVFNTWFDWITRIADGYVAISATVRDQMRGELERRLGHAAARKTWFDYFHLGCELDLSAADAAVEPGLERLFSTPEPVYLMVSTIEPRKNHSYLLDAFERAWAAGSKARLCIAGHIGWKCEALLARVRSHPEFNQRLFMFNDLNDTSLEYAYSHASSLVFPSYVEGFGLPLVEAMQRGLPAMGSDIPVFREIGREFMAYFDLNDPQTLADLIGDFERSGRFPAARDVADWKWLTWREASAQMAAHTLRNLTSGPAPQHVHSLQYT
- a CDS encoding DeoR/GlpR family DNA-binding transcription regulator; translation: MSKRNTPQRRHNILALLNEQGEVSVDELAKRFETSEVTIRKDLAALESHGLLLRRYGGAITMPQELVADTSQNVSKYKQAIARAAVKRIREHARIIIDSGSTTAAMIPELGHQPGLVVMTNSLHVANALSELEHEPVLLMTGGTWDPHSESFQGQVAEQVLRSYDFDQLFIGADGIDLVRGTTTFNELLGLSRVMAEVAREVIVMVEADKIGRKIPNLELPWSSVHTLITDDRLPQEARDQIQARGINLICATVSQEK